The Miscanthus floridulus cultivar M001 chromosome 7, ASM1932011v1, whole genome shotgun sequence genome includes a region encoding these proteins:
- the LOC136464206 gene encoding secretory carrier-associated membrane protein 5: MHHDPNPFDEGADENPFSNGGGGARGGGVKSQYGFRPAEPAGFGGGGRGDATVDIPLDTMNDSKGKAKELSQWESDLRRRESDIRRREEALKSAGVPMEDKNWPPFFPIIHHDIANEIPANAQKLQYLAFASWLGIVLCLFWNFIAVIVCWIRGGDSKLFFLATIYGMLGIPLSYLMWYRPLYRAMRTDSAFSFGWFFLCYLLHIAFCIFAAIAPPVVFRGKSLTGILAAIDTFSDHAIVGIFYFVGFALFCLETLVSIWVLQKVYMYFRGHK, from the exons ATGCACCACGATCCCAACCCCTTCGACGAGGGCGCCGACGAGAACCCCTTCTCG AATGGAGGCGGAGGAGCGCGTGGCGGAGGCGTCAAGTCGCAGTACGGGTTCCGGCCGGCGGAGCCCGCGGGGTTCGGCGGCGGCGGAAGGGGCGATGCGACCGTCGACATCCCCCTCGACACCATGAAC GATTCGAAGGGCAAGGCGAAGGAGCTGTCTCAGTGGGAGTCAGATCTCAGGAGGCGAGAGTCG GATATCAGGAGAAGGGAGGAAGCTCTCAAGAGCG CTGGGGTGCCCATGGAGGACAAGAACTGGCCGCCTTTCTTCCCAATCATCCACCATGATATTGCCAATGAGATACCGGCAAACGCTCAGAAGTTGCAGTATCTTGCGTTTGCGAGCTGGCTTG GTATTGTGCTTTGTCTCTTCTGGAATTTTATTGCTGTCATAGTCTGTTGGATCAGAGGGGGAG ATTCCAAACTATTTTTCCTGGCTACCATCTATGGTATGCTTGGCATCCCTTTGTCCTACTTGATGTGGTATAGACCTCTATACCGAGCAATGAG AACTGACAGTGCTTTCAGCTTTGGATGGTTTTTCCTTTGTTACCTG CTCCACATTGCTTTTTGCATATTTGCTGCCATTGCTCCTCCAGTTGTATTCCGCGGAAAATCATTAAC GGGTATACTGGCTGCAATTGACACCTTTTCTGATCATGCAATAGTTGGG ATCTTTTACTTTGTCGGATTTGCCTTGTTTTGCTTGGAGACACTTGTGAGCATATGGGTTCTCCAG AAAGTATACATGTACTTCAGAGGGCACAAGTAG
- the LOC136464207 gene encoding phosphoribulokinase, chloroplastic-like, protein MAICSAHTTTTSLHSPCTTVSNAGFRQRQVIFFTSNRRSGGGRRHGGARTCFQVSCSVDKPVVIGLAADSGCGKSTFMRRLTSVFGGAAVPPKGGNPDSNTLISDTTTVICLDDYHSLDRNGRKEYGVTALDPRANNFDLMYEQVKAIKDGQAVEKPIYNHVTGLLDPPELITPPKIFVIEGLHPMFDQRVRDLLDFSIYLDISDEVKFAWKIQRDMAERGHSLESIQASIEARKPDFDAYIDPQKQYADAVIEVLPTQLIPGDNEGKVLRVKLIMKEGVKHFNPVYLFDEGSSISWVPCGRKLTCSYPGIKFAYGPDTYFRNEVSVLEMDGQFDKLDELIYVESHLSNLSTKFYGEVTQQMLKHADFPGSNNGTGLFQTIIGLKIRDLYEQIVAERAGVPAEAAKV, encoded by the exons ATGGCGATCTGCAGCGCGCACACTACCACCACCTCCCTGCACTCCCCATGCACGACCGTCTCGAACGCAGGCTTCAGACAGAGGCAAGTCATTTTCTTCACCAGCAAcaggaggagcggcggcggcagaAGGCACGGAGGGGCAAGGACCTGCTTCCAGGTCTCATGCTCCGTCGACAAGCCGGTGGTGATTGGCCTGGCGGCAGACTCCGGGTGCGGCAAGAGCACCTTCATGCGCCGGCTCACCAGCGTCTTTGGTGGCGCCGCAGTGCCACCCAAGGGCGGGAACCCGGACTCCAACACGCTCATCAGTGACACTACCACAGTGATATGCCTCGACGACTACCATTCCCTGGACAGAAACGGCAGGAAGGAGTATGGTGTGACCGCCCTCGACCCAAGGGCCAACAACTTTGATCTCATGTATGAGCAGGTGAAGGCGATCAAAGATGGCCAGGCAGTCGAGAAGCCAATCTACAACCATGTCACTGGCCTCCTCGACCCTCCCGAGCTTATCACACCACCAAAGATTTTTGTCATTGAAGGTCTGCACCCAAT GTTCGATCAGCGTGTGAGGGACCTCTTAGATTTCAGTATCTACTTGGACATCAGTGATGAAGTTAAGTTTGCATGGAAAATTCAG CGGGACATGGCAGAGCGTGGGCACAGCCTTGAAAGCATCCAGGCCAGTATCGAGGCCAGGAAACCAGATTTTGATGCTTATATTG ATCCGCAGAAGCAGTATGCTGATGCTGTGATTGAAGTTCTGCCGACCCAGTTGATTCCCGGTGACAATGAGGGAAAGGTGCTGCGTGTTAAGCTCATCATGAAAGAAGGGGTGAAGCACTTCAACCCAGTTTATCTCTTTGATGAAGGATCGAGCATCAGCTGGGTGCCTTGTGGAAGAAAGCTCACATGCTCTTACCCCGGCATCAAATTTGCCTATGGCCCAGACACTTACTTTAGAAACGAG GTATCTGTTTTGGAGATGGATGGGCAATTTGACAAACTAGATGAGCTCATCTACGTGGAGAGCCATCTAAGCAACCTCTCAACCAAGTTCTACGGAGAGGTGACACAGCAAATGCTAAAGCATGCAGACTTCCCAGGAAGCAACAACGGAACAGGTCTCTTCCAGACCATCATTGGGCTCAAGATTAGGGATCTCTATGAACAGATTGTTGCTGAGAGGGCTGGTGTACCAGCGGAAGCAGCGAAAGTTTAA
- the LOC136467523 gene encoding protein RMD5 homolog, producing the protein MEIDSLREGFDRVAEKRSLSSAKALEAVDQIVNEVEQAIVKLQMMNTDSTGNVDHPSILAELKAKLNEMAPLNQLEGSQKELNGALSKYLKVLEKSFNPDISKAYRNVDFEVHTVNNIIANHFYRQGLFDLGDMSVHECGELGGDSLKLPFQEMYAILEAMKARNLEPALSWAAKNHDQLLQNGSMLEFKLYQLQFVEILSKGSRGEAKDEALLYARAHLVPFAAVYKEEFQKLMACLLWVGRLDQSPYSELMSSAHWEKLAEELTHQFCSLLGQSRESPLSVAVSAGFQGLPTLLKLTQVMAAKKQEWQVMKQLPIPIDIGPEFQYHSVFVCPVLREQSSDENPPMRMPCGHVVSKQSIMKLSKSSSRPFKCPYCPSEAVASHCKQLHF; encoded by the coding sequence ATGGAGATCGACAGCCTCAGAGAGGGATTTGATCGAGTTGCTGAGAAACGTTCATTATCTTCTGCTAAAGCTCTGGAAGCTGTTGATCAAATAGTGAATGAAGTTGAGCAGGCTATTGTGAAGCTGCAGATGATGAATACAGATTCTACTGGAAATGTTGACCACCCATCTATCCTCGCAGAACTGAAAGCTAAGCTGAATGAAATGGCACCTTTAAACCAACTTGAAGGCAGCCAAAAGGAGCTCAATGGTGCCCTGAGCAAATATCTCAAGGTCCTTGAGAAGTCTTTCAATCCAGATATATCTAAGGCATACAGAAATGTGGATTTTGAGGTTCATACAGTAAATAATATCATAGCGAATCATTTCTACCGCCAAGGCCTCTTTGATCTTGGTGATATGTCCGTCCATGAGTGTGGGGAATTAGGTGGAGATTCCTTGAAGCTACCATTTCAGGAGATGTATGCTATCCTTGAAGCCATGAAAGCGAGAAACCTCGAGCCTGCCCTCAGTTGGGCTGCCAAAAACCATGACCAGCTGTTGCAGAATGGGTCTATGCTGGAGTTCAAGCTTTATCAGCTTCAGTTTGTTGAAATACTGTCCAAAGGAAGTAGGGGTGAGGCCAAAGATGAGGCTCTTTTATATGCTAGGGCTCACTTGGTCCCCTTTGCAGCCGTGTACAAGGAAGAATTCCAGAAGCTAATGGCTTGCCTTCTATGGGTTGGCCGGCTGGATCAATCCCCATACTCTGAGTTAATGTCATCCGCGCATTGGGAGAAGCTAGCTGAGGAACTCACCCATCAATTCTGTAGCCTTCTGGGCCAGTCTAGGGAGAGCCCACTGAGTGTTGCAGTATCAGCTGGTTTTCAAGGACTACCGACTCTGCTGAAGCTGACACAAGTCATGGCTGCGAAGAAGCAGGAATGGCAAGTTATGAAGCAGCTCCCTATCCCCATAGACATCGGGCCAGAATTCCAGTATCACTCTGTCTTTGTGTGCCCGGTGCTGAGGGAGCAGTCCAGTGACGAGAACCCCCCAATGCGGATGCCTTGTGGACATGTTGTCTCCAAGCAGTCCATCATGAAGCTGTCGAAAAGCAGCTCGAGGCCCTTCAAGTGCCCCTACTGCCCCTCGGAGGCTGTGGCGTCGCATTGCAAGCAGCTGCATTTCTAG